From a region of the Desulfomicrobium escambiense DSM 10707 genome:
- a CDS encoding bifunctional UDP-sugar hydrolase/5'-nucleotidase encodes MRFHKLFRLIPTLAVLLLCGCAALQHDGPAAPQTLTILHTNDHHGRFWKNSKGEYGLAARKTVVDRVRAETAAGGGHVLLLDAGDVNTGVPESDMLDAEPDIRGMNAMGYDAMAVGNHEFDNSLNVLRRQQGWMNFPLLAANIYDASGQRLFPAYHLFRLSGLTVAVFGLTTETTAIVGNPEHIRGLTFRPAVDEARELVPQLRRQADVVVALAHLGYAESELPGIPQTGSEILARAVPGIDLIVDGHSHTRLDAPVIENGTVIVQAGEYGRYVGQVDLRLEGSRVRLTGGSLLPVNLGGEAVPEDPDMLALLAPFQEKGQDALRAVIGRAAGDFAADRAVMRSTQTALGSLTCRAVMDKTGADAVVMNSGGIRAGLAAGPITYKDVLTVKPFGNIVCTVDMTGAELAEYLRLTASLPPGSGGFAQFGGVGFTLRGGRVDDVVVNGAPLEAGRMYTVATDSYLASGGDGYPRVDNLQGFVNTGFTDADVLRAFIARHSPLDPAAYAPTGAVRRE; translated from the coding sequence ATGCGTTTCCACAAGCTGTTTCGACTCATCCCGACCCTGGCCGTCCTGCTCCTGTGCGGCTGCGCCGCGCTGCAGCACGATGGGCCGGCTGCGCCCCAGACCCTGACGATCCTGCACACCAACGACCATCACGGCCGCTTCTGGAAGAACTCCAAAGGAGAATACGGCCTGGCCGCGCGCAAGACCGTGGTCGACCGGGTGCGGGCCGAGACGGCGGCCGGGGGCGGACATGTGCTTCTGCTCGATGCCGGGGACGTCAACACCGGCGTGCCCGAATCCGACATGCTGGACGCCGAGCCGGACATCCGCGGCATGAACGCCATGGGCTACGACGCCATGGCCGTGGGCAACCACGAGTTCGACAACTCCCTCAACGTGCTGCGCAGGCAGCAGGGGTGGATGAATTTCCCGCTGCTGGCGGCCAACATCTACGACGCCTCGGGACAACGCCTCTTTCCCGCCTACCATCTGTTCAGGCTGTCCGGCCTGACGGTGGCCGTGTTCGGTCTGACCACCGAAACCACGGCCATTGTCGGCAACCCGGAGCACATCAGGGGCCTGACCTTTCGTCCGGCCGTGGACGAGGCCCGCGAACTTGTCCCGCAGCTGCGCCGCCAGGCCGACGTGGTCGTCGCTCTGGCCCACCTCGGCTACGCCGAAAGCGAGCTGCCCGGCATTCCGCAGACGGGGTCCGAGATCCTGGCTCGTGCCGTGCCAGGCATCGACCTCATCGTCGACGGCCACTCGCATACGCGGCTGGACGCCCCGGTGATCGAGAACGGCACCGTCATCGTCCAGGCCGGGGAGTACGGCAGATACGTGGGGCAGGTCGATCTGCGCCTTGAAGGGAGCCGGGTGCGCCTGACCGGCGGGTCTCTGCTGCCCGTGAACCTGGGCGGCGAAGCTGTCCCCGAGGACCCGGACATGCTGGCTCTGCTCGCGCCCTTCCAGGAGAAGGGGCAGGACGCCCTGCGCGCGGTCATCGGCCGCGCCGCCGGCGATTTCGCCGCCGACCGCGCCGTCATGCGCAGCACCCAGACCGCCCTGGGCTCCCTGACCTGCCGGGCCGTCATGGACAAGACAGGGGCCGACGCCGTGGTCATGAATTCCGGCGGCATCCGCGCCGGGCTCGCGGCCGGGCCGATCACCTACAAGGACGTGCTGACCGTGAAGCCTTTCGGGAATATCGTCTGCACCGTGGACATGACCGGGGCGGAACTGGCCGAATACCTGCGGCTGACGGCGTCCCTGCCGCCCGGTTCCGGGGGCTTCGCGCAGTTCGGCGGGGTGGGCTTCACGCTGCGCGGGGGGCGCGTCGACGACGTGGTCGTGAACGGCGCGCCGCTGGAAGCCGGGCGCATGTACACCGTGGCCACGGACAGCTACCTGGCCTCCGGCGGCGACGGGTACCCCAGGGTCGACAACCTGCAGGGCTTCGTGAACACGGGTTTCACGGA